The Lysobacter panacisoli genome includes a window with the following:
- a CDS encoding glycosyl hydrolase 115 family protein, translating into MSFVRATIAIAALLVAAPLHAAQQDCMQPAAVCEQAVPRALTLIDHGRTARVLTDEADYPGVLRAARDLQGDLSAVAGSDAKPDGKSLSVVIAGTLGRSARIDRIVREKRIDTSEVAGRWEGYLLQVVERPEPGIDRALLIVGADKRGTTFGIYELSRRLGVSPWTWWADVPVPRRDALHIAPGRFVDAPTVRYRGIFLNDEDPALGGWMRATYGGPNSRFYERVFQLILRLKGNYLWPAMWGRAFADDDPRSPQLADEYGIVIGTSHHEPMMRAHVEWERYGKGPWDYSRNADALQAFWRRGIERMGTNESVVTLGMRGDGDEPMTQGTAIDLLERIVGDQRRILADVTGKPAERTPQVWALYKEVQDYFDAGMDVPDDVTLLFSDDNWGNLRRLPKPRDRRAGGYGIYYHFDYVGGPRNYKWLNTVQIERVWEQMHRAHEAGADRLWIVNVGDLKPMEFPISFFLDYAWNPDAMPLDALASYPAQWAAQQFGPEHAPEIGELLTRYTQYNARRKPELIDAGTWSLEHHHEAERMMADWNVLSEQTRRVGAALPARYRDAYYQLVEYPVLASANLNAMYIAIARNRLHAAQGRASANAQAVLARQLFDRDAELARVYEQDIAGGKWIHMMSQPRIGYTGWQQPDRNVMPELRTIDVPAEAALGVAVEGDTRAWPGSPGTARVPVLDPFGASSRDVIVFNRGGKPLGYTSSTSKAWLRLEPASGAIADERTLRVAIDWNAVPVGEHLATLTVRGGREEVVVEVPVRKPASDADIRGFIESVGRIVIEAQHHSRAVDGPDQRWTTIPNLGRTLSGVTTLPSNAQPRLPEAGAARLEYPVHLQASGEVEVRVTMSPALDVQNRGGLRYAVAVGDEPPRIVTVKADPTPGHADFAAWEDAVRDSVQVARSRHRVDGGNQTLTLWAIDRGLVFQRIELVRGTPRESYLGTPESQRR; encoded by the coding sequence ATGAGTTTCGTGCGCGCGACCATCGCCATCGCGGCGCTGCTGGTCGCTGCGCCGCTGCACGCCGCGCAGCAGGACTGCATGCAGCCCGCGGCTGTGTGCGAACAAGCGGTTCCGCGCGCACTCACGCTGATCGATCACGGTCGCACCGCACGCGTCCTCACCGATGAAGCCGACTACCCTGGCGTGCTGCGCGCCGCGCGCGATCTTCAGGGCGACCTGTCGGCGGTCGCCGGCAGCGACGCTAAACCCGATGGCAAGTCGCTCTCCGTCGTCATCGCCGGCACACTCGGTCGCAGCGCGCGCATCGACCGTATCGTGCGCGAGAAGCGCATCGACACGAGCGAGGTCGCCGGACGCTGGGAAGGCTACCTGCTGCAGGTGGTCGAGCGCCCCGAACCCGGCATCGACCGCGCCCTGCTGATCGTCGGCGCCGACAAGCGCGGAACCACGTTCGGCATCTACGAACTCTCCCGCCGCCTCGGCGTGTCGCCGTGGACGTGGTGGGCCGACGTGCCGGTGCCGCGCCGCGACGCGCTGCACATCGCGCCCGGTCGTTTCGTCGATGCGCCGACCGTGCGCTATCGCGGTATCTTCCTGAACGACGAAGACCCCGCGCTCGGCGGTTGGATGCGCGCCACCTACGGCGGCCCGAACAGTCGCTTCTACGAGCGCGTGTTCCAGCTGATCCTGCGCCTGAAGGGCAACTACCTTTGGCCGGCGATGTGGGGTCGCGCATTCGCCGATGACGACCCGCGCAGCCCGCAGCTCGCCGACGAGTACGGCATCGTGATCGGGACCAGCCACCACGAGCCGATGATGCGCGCCCATGTCGAATGGGAGCGCTACGGCAAGGGACCGTGGGACTACTCGCGCAACGCCGATGCGTTGCAGGCGTTCTGGCGTCGCGGCATCGAGCGCATGGGCACGAACGAGAGCGTGGTGACGCTTGGCATGCGCGGCGATGGCGACGAGCCGATGACGCAGGGCACGGCGATCGATCTGCTCGAACGCATCGTCGGCGACCAGCGTCGCATCCTCGCCGACGTCACCGGCAAGCCGGCCGAGCGCACGCCGCAGGTGTGGGCGTTGTACAAGGAGGTGCAGGACTACTTCGACGCCGGCATGGACGTCCCCGACGACGTCACCCTTCTGTTCTCGGACGACAACTGGGGCAACCTGCGTCGCCTGCCGAAACCCCGCGACCGGCGCGCCGGCGGCTACGGCATCTACTACCACTTCGACTACGTCGGCGGGCCGCGCAACTACAAGTGGCTCAATACCGTGCAGATCGAGCGCGTCTGGGAACAGATGCACCGGGCGCACGAGGCCGGAGCCGACCGGCTGTGGATCGTCAACGTCGGCGATCTCAAGCCGATGGAGTTCCCGATCTCGTTCTTTCTGGACTACGCGTGGAATCCCGATGCGATGCCGCTCGATGCGCTCGCGAGCTATCCAGCGCAATGGGCCGCGCAGCAGTTCGGGCCGGAACATGCGCCGGAAATCGGCGAGCTCCTCACGCGCTACACGCAGTACAACGCGCGGCGCAAGCCGGAGCTGATCGATGCCGGCACCTGGAGTCTGGAGCATCACCACGAAGCCGAACGCATGATGGCCGACTGGAATGTCCTGTCCGAGCAGACCCGACGTGTGGGGGCCGCATTGCCCGCACGGTACCGTGATGCGTACTACCAGCTCGTCGAGTATCCGGTGCTGGCCAGCGCCAATCTCAACGCGATGTACATCGCGATCGCGCGCAACCGCTTGCATGCCGCGCAGGGCCGCGCCTCGGCCAACGCGCAGGCGGTGCTCGCTCGCCAGCTGTTCGATCGCGATGCCGAGCTCGCCCGTGTCTACGAGCAGGACATCGCCGGTGGCAAGTGGATTCACATGATGTCGCAGCCGCGCATCGGCTACACCGGATGGCAGCAGCCGGACCGCAACGTCATGCCGGAGCTGCGTACGATCGACGTGCCGGCGGAGGCGGCGCTCGGCGTGGCGGTCGAGGGCGACACACGTGCATGGCCGGGTTCACCCGGGACCGCACGCGTGCCGGTGCTCGATCCGTTCGGCGCATCGTCGCGCGACGTGATCGTGTTCAACCGCGGCGGAAAGCCGTTGGGCTACACCTCGTCCACGTCGAAGGCATGGCTTCGCCTCGAACCCGCATCCGGCGCGATCGCCGACGAGCGCACGCTGCGCGTCGCAATCGACTGGAACGCGGTGCCGGTGGGCGAACACCTCGCCACGCTCACCGTGCGCGGTGGGCGTGAGGAGGTGGTCGTCGAGGTGCCAGTACGCAAACCCGCGTCCGATGCCGATATCCGCGGCTTCATCGAAAGCGTTGGTCGTATCGTCATCGAGGCGCAGCACCATTCGCGCGCCGTCGATGGTCCGGACCAGCGCTGGACCACGATCCCGAACCTGGGACGCACACTCTCGGGTGTGACCACCCTGCCCTCGAACGCGCAGCCCCGCCTGCCGGAAGCCGGCGCGGCACGTCTGGAGTATCCGGTTCACCTGCAGGCATCCGGCGAGGTCGAAGTCCGCGTCACGATGTCGCCCGCACTCGATGTCCAGAATCGCGGCGGCCTGCGCTATGCCGTGGCCGTAGGCGATGAGCCACCGCGCATCGTCACCGTGAAGGCCGATCCAACGCCCGGCCATGCAGACTTCGCCGCATGGGAAGACGCCGTCCGCGACAGCGTGCAGGTCGCCCGCTCGCGCCATCGCGTGGATGGCGGCAACCAGACCCTCACGCTGTGGGCGATCGATCGGGGGCTGGTCTTCCAGCGCATCGAACTGGTGCGCGGCACGCCTCGCGAGAGTTACCTCGGAACGCCCGAAAGCCAACGCCGCTGA
- a CDS encoding SMP-30/gluconolactonase/LRE family protein: MNTTFRTLLLATALVAATACAPAIDTRNHEAIGRVSSYDPAFDAILASNVRVERIAEGFAWAEGPLWMRDGYLLFNDVPGNTMYRWSPREGTSVFLKPSGYAGSDVEGLREAGANGLDVEPQGTVLLADSGTRLIARLDPATKRKTTLAAMYQGKRLNSPNDVIRRSDGAVFFTDPPYGLKGINESPLKEQPVNGVYRLDPDGSVHLIDGELRFPNGVALSPDERTLYVANSDPKRPIWKAYRLDARGDALDSRVLADASDLIAAGASGAPDGLAVSSDGHLFASAPGGLLVMDANGKRLGFIETGARVSNCAFGDDGMLYLTSHTFVARVQTKVRGIGR; this comes from the coding sequence ATGAACACGACATTCCGCACCCTGCTGCTTGCTACTGCCTTGGTCGCCGCCACTGCATGCGCACCGGCGATCGATACGCGCAACCACGAGGCGATCGGACGCGTGAGTTCGTACGACCCTGCGTTCGACGCCATCCTTGCGTCCAATGTGCGCGTCGAGCGGATCGCCGAAGGATTCGCCTGGGCCGAAGGTCCGCTGTGGATGCGCGACGGCTACCTGTTGTTCAACGACGTGCCCGGAAACACCATGTACCGCTGGTCGCCGCGCGAGGGCACGTCGGTGTTCCTCAAGCCTTCGGGCTACGCGGGTAGCGACGTGGAAGGCCTGCGCGAGGCGGGGGCTAACGGACTCGACGTCGAACCGCAGGGCACGGTGCTGCTCGCCGACTCGGGCACGCGACTCATCGCGCGGCTCGACCCGGCGACGAAGCGCAAGACCACGCTCGCCGCGATGTACCAGGGCAAGCGCCTCAACAGTCCCAACGACGTCATCCGTCGCAGCGACGGCGCGGTGTTCTTCACCGATCCGCCGTACGGCCTGAAAGGCATCAACGAGTCGCCACTGAAGGAGCAGCCGGTCAATGGTGTGTACCGGCTCGATCCGGACGGTTCGGTCCACCTCATCGACGGCGAGCTGCGCTTTCCCAACGGCGTCGCGCTCTCGCCCGACGAGCGCACGCTGTACGTCGCGAACTCCGATCCGAAACGACCGATCTGGAAGGCCTATCGGCTCGACGCGCGCGGGGATGCGCTCGACTCGCGCGTGCTCGCGGATGCGTCCGACCTGATCGCCGCTGGCGCGTCCGGCGCACCGGACGGGTTGGCGGTGTCGAGCGACGGACACCTGTTCGCCAGTGCACCGGGTGGGCTGCTGGTGATGGATGCGAACGGCAAGCGCCTTGGCTTCATCGAAACCGGCGCACGCGTGTCCAACTGCGCCTTCGGCGACGACGGCATGCTGTACCTGACCTCACACACCTTCGTCGCGCGCGTGCAAACGAAGGTGCGCGGCATCGGACGCTAG
- the galB gene encoding beta-galactosidase GalB, with product MHRDSWWKALSIVCVSLLGLLPIAAAIASDVPRERLSINDDWRFHRGDPAGVAGLDYDVRPEIAASTDSKDADAKPEEAAKVRARGERVLKPWILPSANALIRDPARRHVRPAADPGSESAFVQSRFDDSGWQRVTLPHDWAIAGPFLKDGPYGGMGRLQTWGAAWYRRTLDIPASDRGRSIFLDIDGAMSYATVWLNGRLVGGWPYGYNSWRVDLTPYAVPGGTNQLAIRLDNPPDSARWYPGAGLYRNVWLVKTGPVHVAHWGTRVSTPQVSKERATIAIDVSIDNDSHEGADVSVATELFALDDAGRRSGHAVARIDGGRARVAGRSSATLSASTTLARPRLWGPPPTQHPNRYVAVSTVTRDGRVVDRMETPFGIRSIRLDANEGLFINGERIVIRGVNNHHDLGALGAAFNVRAAERQLEILRDMGANAVRMAHNPPAPELLELTDRMGLLVVDEVFDSWERRKTPLDFHLIFPDWHEPDLRAMLRRDRNHPSIVLWSVGNEVGEQYTGEEGAAIARRLHAIVREEDPTRPTINAMNWAKPDMPLPGALDVIGLNYQGEGIRQDPEFEGTERIRTPPQYPGFHAAFPDKAIVSTETASALSSRGVYLFPVEKAISAPVRDGRGGDSSIRQVSAYELHAVDFGSSADKVFASLDRHPYVAGEFVWTGFDYLGEPTPYYDSRSSYSGIVDLAGFPKDRYYLYQARWRPDLPMAHLLPHWTWPGREGQVTPVHVFTSGDEAELFVNGVSQGRRKKAPFEYRLRWDDVVYQPGELRVQAYRNGKPWAGASTRTAGAAAKLEMSADRRAIAGDGKDLSFVSVRVLDTAGRVAPTAANRIAFTVDGPAEIVATDNGDPTDMEAFPSHERRAFSGAALVILRAIPGRSGKVTLHATASGLQGDDIALEVR from the coding sequence ATGCATCGGGACAGTTGGTGGAAGGCACTGTCGATCGTCTGTGTTTCGTTGCTGGGACTGCTGCCAATCGCCGCAGCCATCGCCAGCGACGTTCCTCGTGAGCGCCTTTCGATCAACGACGACTGGCGCTTCCATCGTGGCGATCCCGCCGGTGTTGCCGGCCTCGACTACGACGTACGCCCCGAGATCGCCGCGAGTACCGACAGCAAGGATGCCGATGCAAAGCCGGAAGAGGCCGCGAAGGTGCGCGCGCGCGGCGAGCGGGTGCTCAAGCCGTGGATCCTGCCGAGCGCGAACGCGCTGATCCGCGACCCCGCGCGTCGCCACGTGCGGCCTGCCGCTGATCCCGGCAGCGAATCCGCATTCGTGCAATCCCGTTTCGACGACAGCGGCTGGCAGCGCGTCACGCTGCCGCACGACTGGGCCATCGCCGGCCCGTTCCTGAAGGACGGTCCGTACGGCGGCATGGGTCGCCTGCAGACCTGGGGTGCGGCGTGGTATCGACGCACGCTCGACATTCCCGCGAGCGATCGCGGTCGTTCGATCTTCCTCGACATCGACGGTGCGATGTCGTACGCGACGGTGTGGCTCAACGGCCGCCTCGTCGGTGGGTGGCCTTACGGCTACAACTCGTGGCGCGTGGACCTCACGCCTTATGCGGTGCCTGGCGGAACGAACCAGCTCGCGATCCGCCTCGACAATCCGCCGGATTCGGCGCGCTGGTATCCCGGCGCGGGCCTCTATCGCAACGTTTGGCTGGTGAAGACCGGCCCGGTGCACGTCGCTCACTGGGGCACGCGCGTTAGCACGCCGCAGGTGTCGAAGGAGCGCGCGACGATCGCGATCGATGTGTCCATCGACAACGACTCGCACGAAGGCGCGGACGTGTCCGTCGCGACCGAGCTGTTCGCGCTGGACGATGCGGGCCGCCGCAGCGGGCACGCCGTCGCACGCATCGACGGCGGACGTGCCCGAGTCGCGGGACGATCGAGCGCGACGCTTTCCGCGTCGACCACCCTCGCCCGCCCACGGCTGTGGGGTCCGCCACCGACGCAGCACCCGAACCGCTACGTCGCCGTCAGCACCGTCACGCGCGACGGTCGCGTCGTCGATCGCATGGAGACGCCGTTCGGCATCCGCTCGATCCGCTTGGATGCGAACGAAGGCCTGTTCATCAACGGCGAGCGCATCGTCATCCGCGGCGTGAACAACCACCACGACCTCGGTGCGCTCGGCGCGGCGTTCAACGTGCGCGCCGCGGAGCGCCAGCTGGAGATCCTGCGGGACATGGGCGCGAACGCCGTGCGCATGGCGCACAACCCGCCGGCGCCTGAACTGCTCGAACTCACCGACCGCATGGGCCTGCTCGTGGTCGATGAAGTGTTCGATTCGTGGGAACGCAGGAAGACGCCGCTCGACTTCCACCTGATCTTCCCCGACTGGCACGAGCCCGACCTGCGCGCGATGCTGCGCCGCGACCGCAACCATCCTTCCATCGTGCTGTGGAGCGTGGGCAACGAGGTCGGCGAGCAGTACACCGGAGAGGAGGGCGCAGCGATCGCACGTCGCCTGCACGCCATCGTGCGCGAGGAAGACCCGACGCGTCCGACCATCAATGCGATGAACTGGGCCAAGCCCGACATGCCGCTGCCGGGTGCGCTGGACGTGATCGGCCTGAACTACCAGGGTGAAGGCATCCGCCAGGATCCGGAGTTCGAAGGCACCGAGCGCATCCGCACGCCGCCTCAGTACCCCGGTTTCCACGCCGCGTTCCCCGACAAGGCCATCGTCAGCACAGAGACCGCATCAGCGTTGAGCAGTCGCGGCGTGTATCTGTTCCCCGTCGAGAAGGCGATCAGCGCGCCGGTGCGCGATGGCCGCGGCGGCGACTCGTCGATCCGTCAGGTCAGCGCGTACGAGCTGCATGCGGTGGATTTCGGATCCAGCGCCGACAAGGTGTTCGCCAGCCTGGACCGCCATCCCTACGTTGCGGGCGAGTTCGTGTGGACCGGCTTCGATTACCTCGGCGAACCCACGCCGTACTACGACTCGCGCAGTTCGTACTCCGGCATCGTCGATCTGGCCGGTTTCCCGAAGGATCGCTACTACCTCTACCAGGCGCGCTGGCGACCCGATCTGCCGATGGCGCATCTGCTGCCGCACTGGACGTGGCCGGGCCGCGAGGGCCAGGTCACGCCGGTGCATGTGTTCACGTCGGGCGACGAAGCGGAACTCTTCGTCAATGGCGTCTCGCAGGGACGCAGGAAGAAGGCCCCGTTCGAATATCGTCTGCGCTGGGACGACGTGGTGTACCAGCCCGGCGAGTTGCGCGTGCAGGCCTACCGTAACGGCAAGCCGTGGGCTGGCGCGAGTACGCGCACGGCGGGCGCGGCCGCAAAGCTGGAGATGTCGGCCGACCGCCGCGCGATCGCGGGCGACGGCAAAGACCTGTCGTTCGTGAGCGTGCGTGTGCTCGATACCGCGGGACGCGTCGCACCGACGGCAGCCAACCGGATCGCCTTCACCGTCGACGGCCCGGCAGAGATCGTCGCCACCGACAACGGCGATCCGACCGACATGGAAGCATTCCCGTCGCACGAACGTCGCGCCTTCAGCGGTGCGGCACTGGTGATCCTGCGCGCCATTCCCGGCCGCAGCGGCAAGGTCACGCTGCACGCCACAGCGTCTGGCCTGCAGGGCGACGACATCGCGTTGGAGGTCCGGTGA
- a CDS encoding endo-1,4-beta-xylanase, with product MKKNHALLVALLAALPLTLHAQGAPLAAGQQKFLGSVHSPTQIRDFATYWNKVTPENAGKWGEVEAVRDRMDWRGLDAAYKFAKDHGFPFQMHVMVWGNQQPEWMEKLPVAEQREEIEEWFVAVAQRYPALDFVEVVNEPLNDPPSKDDEGGGNYIEALGGSGATGWDWIVTSYKLARQHFPHAKLLINDYSITNKPDATRRYREIIELLQKDHLVDGIGVQGHAFATKPDVPMSVHKANLDYLAQTGLPIYVTELDIDGATDAGQLRDYQRVFPVFWEHPAVKGVTLWGFRPGMWRTKERAYLVRKDGSERPALAWLRGYVRGVNGPTAASP from the coding sequence ATGAAGAAGAACCACGCACTGCTCGTCGCGCTGCTCGCCGCGCTTCCGCTGACGCTCCACGCACAGGGCGCGCCGCTTGCCGCCGGCCAGCAGAAGTTCCTCGGCAGCGTGCACAGCCCCACGCAGATCCGCGATTTCGCGACCTACTGGAACAAGGTGACGCCCGAGAACGCCGGCAAGTGGGGCGAGGTCGAGGCGGTGCGCGATCGCATGGACTGGCGCGGCCTCGACGCTGCGTACAAGTTCGCCAAGGACCACGGCTTCCCGTTCCAGATGCACGTGATGGTGTGGGGCAACCAGCAGCCGGAATGGATGGAGAAGCTGCCCGTCGCCGAACAGCGCGAGGAGATCGAGGAGTGGTTCGTCGCCGTCGCACAGCGCTATCCCGCGCTGGACTTCGTCGAGGTGGTGAACGAACCGCTCAACGATCCGCCCAGCAAGGACGACGAAGGCGGCGGTAACTACATCGAGGCCCTCGGCGGCAGCGGTGCCACGGGCTGGGACTGGATCGTCACCTCCTACAAGCTCGCGCGCCAGCATTTCCCGCACGCGAAGCTGCTGATCAACGACTACAGCATCACCAACAAGCCCGACGCGACCCGGCGCTACCGCGAGATCATCGAGCTGCTGCAGAAGGACCACCTGGTCGACGGCATCGGTGTGCAGGGGCATGCGTTCGCGACCAAGCCAGACGTGCCGATGTCGGTCCACAAGGCCAACCTCGATTACCTCGCCCAGACCGGCCTGCCGATCTACGTGACCGAACTCGACATCGACGGCGCCACAGATGCCGGGCAGCTGCGCGACTACCAGCGCGTGTTCCCGGTGTTCTGGGAACATCCGGCGGTGAAGGGCGTCACCCTGTGGGGCTTCCGTCCCGGCATGTGGCGCACCAAGGAGCGCGCCTACCTCGTGCGCAAGGACGGCAGCGAACGTCCCGCGCTCGCCTGGCTGCGCGGTTACGTACGTGGCGTGAACGGTCCGACCGCGGCAAGCCCATGA
- the uxaC gene encoding glucuronate isomerase, with protein MNATPQPLTLHEDRLFPSDPTQREIARRLYAQVAHLPIVSPHGHTDPAWFAGNAAFANATELLLVPDHYVFRMLHSQGIALDALGITRRDGSRANVDPRAAWRLFAENFHLFRGTPSSMWLNHVFHDVFGLRTKLDAGTADDYYDRITAALQTPQFLPRALFERFNIEVIATTESPLDPLEHHATIRDSGWNGRVITAYRPDPVVDPEHEEFAASLERFGEITGEDVHSWDGYLRAHRQRRAFFASMGATSTDHGHPTAATANLSTDESRRLFDKVVRGAASATEAELFRAQILTEMAAMSLDDGLVLQIHPGCFRNHNAGLFERHGRDKGADIPLRTEYVHALKPMLDRFGNDPRLTVILFTLDESTYSRELGPLAGHYPSLFLGPAWWFHDAPEGMWRFREQTLSTAGFYNTIGFNDDTRAFLSIPARHDVARRIDCAFLAKLVAEHRMDEDEAMEVATDLAYRLPKQAYRL; from the coding sequence ATGAACGCAACCCCACAACCGCTGACGCTGCACGAAGACCGTTTGTTTCCGTCCGATCCGACGCAGCGCGAGATTGCGCGCCGACTGTACGCGCAGGTCGCGCACCTACCGATCGTCAGCCCGCACGGCCACACCGATCCCGCGTGGTTCGCCGGCAACGCGGCGTTCGCCAACGCGACCGAGCTTCTCCTGGTTCCCGATCACTACGTGTTCCGCATGCTCCATAGCCAGGGCATCGCGCTGGATGCGCTTGGAATCACGCGTCGCGATGGGTCGCGTGCGAACGTGGATCCGCGCGCGGCGTGGCGCCTGTTCGCGGAGAACTTCCACCTGTTCCGCGGCACGCCATCGTCGATGTGGCTCAACCATGTCTTCCACGACGTGTTCGGTCTGCGCACGAAGCTGGACGCGGGCACCGCCGACGACTACTACGACCGCATCACCGCGGCGCTGCAGACGCCGCAGTTCCTGCCGCGCGCCCTGTTCGAGCGCTTCAACATCGAGGTCATCGCCACCACCGAGTCGCCGCTGGATCCGCTGGAACACCACGCGACGATCCGCGACAGCGGCTGGAATGGCCGCGTGATCACGGCATACCGCCCCGACCCGGTCGTCGATCCGGAGCATGAAGAGTTCGCCGCCTCGCTCGAACGCTTCGGCGAGATCACCGGCGAGGACGTTCACAGCTGGGACGGCTACCTGCGCGCGCATCGCCAGCGTCGCGCGTTCTTCGCGTCGATGGGCGCGACGTCGACCGACCACGGCCATCCCACCGCCGCCACCGCCAACCTGTCCACGGACGAGTCGCGCCGGCTGTTCGACAAGGTCGTGCGCGGCGCGGCGAGTGCCACGGAAGCCGAACTGTTTCGCGCGCAGATCCTCACCGAGATGGCCGCGATGAGCCTGGACGACGGGCTCGTCCTGCAGATCCATCCGGGTTGCTTCCGCAACCACAACGCCGGGCTGTTCGAACGCCACGGCCGCGACAAGGGCGCGGACATCCCGTTGCGCACCGAATATGTGCATGCGCTCAAGCCGATGCTCGACCGCTTCGGCAACGATCCGCGTCTGACCGTCATCCTGTTCACGCTGGACGAAAGCACCTACAGCCGCGAGCTCGGTCCGCTCGCCGGCCACTATCCATCGCTGTTCCTCGGCCCGGCGTGGTGGTTCCACGATGCGCCGGAAGGCATGTGGCGCTTCCGCGAGCAGACGCTGAGCACCGCCGGCTTCTACAACACGATCGGCTTCAACGACGACACGCGTGCGTTCCTGTCGATTCCCGCACGCCACGATGTTGCGCGTCGCATCGACTGCGCATTCCTCGCCAAGCTGGTCGCCGAACACCGCATGGACGAGGACGAAGCGATGGAAGTCGCGACGGATCTCGCGTATCGCTTGCCGAAGCAGGCGTATCGGCTGTGA
- a CDS encoding mannitol dehydrogenase family protein, which produces MQRLSNATLPQLPSTIARPAYDRTTTRIGIVHLGAGAFHRAHQAVYVDDLLADEPDWAICGVSLNSRDVRDALQPQDGLYALALLDEQPKLRVIGSIREVLAAREQGAQVLERLADPNVRIVTLTVTEKGYCLAGDNLDLMHPDIASDLASPRTPISAVGYVVEGLRLRRERGVAAYTVLSCDNLADNGGKMRRAVLQFAERLDEELALWIAGHATFPRSMVDSITPATDDALRERLRAQLGCDDAWPVQRERYTQWVVEDAFCNGRPKFERVGVTMSDEIAGYDKAKLRLLNAPHSTLAYLGSLLGIDTVAQAMATPVLADFVERLMRGSIAPNVAAPRGFDAQAYIGAILERFRNPAIQHRLSQIAWDGSQKLPVRLLGTISDALAAGRSIDALCLPVAGWMHFVRRQSRDGVALVDPLNAVLSRIGRAANGDAGDVGVFLALDTVFGPLARNEAFVAPLRAAYLTLGDASPATVARALSNA; this is translated from the coding sequence CGACCTGTTGGCCGACGAGCCCGACTGGGCGATCTGTGGCGTCTCGCTCAACAGCCGCGACGTACGCGATGCCCTCCAGCCGCAGGACGGCCTCTACGCCTTGGCGCTGCTGGACGAACAGCCGAAGTTGCGCGTTATCGGGTCCATCCGTGAAGTGCTCGCCGCGCGCGAGCAGGGTGCGCAGGTGCTGGAGCGCCTAGCCGATCCGAACGTCCGCATCGTCACGCTCACGGTCACCGAGAAGGGATACTGCCTCGCCGGCGACAACCTCGACCTGATGCATCCGGACATCGCCAGCGACCTCGCCTCGCCGCGTACGCCGATCAGCGCGGTCGGCTACGTCGTCGAAGGCCTGCGATTGCGTCGTGAGCGCGGAGTTGCGGCATACACCGTGCTCAGCTGCGACAACCTCGCCGACAACGGCGGAAAGATGCGTCGCGCGGTGCTGCAGTTCGCCGAGCGCCTCGATGAAGAGCTGGCGCTGTGGATCGCTGGCCATGCGACGTTCCCGCGTTCGATGGTGGACAGCATCACGCCCGCCACCGACGACGCGCTGCGCGAACGCCTCCGTGCGCAACTCGGATGCGACGACGCGTGGCCGGTGCAGCGCGAGCGCTACACGCAATGGGTGGTGGAGGACGCGTTCTGCAACGGCCGCCCGAAGTTCGAGCGCGTCGGCGTGACGATGAGCGACGAGATCGCCGGCTACGACAAGGCCAAGCTGCGCCTGCTCAACGCGCCGCATTCGACGCTCGCCTACCTCGGTTCGCTGCTCGGCATCGACACCGTCGCGCAGGCGATGGCGACGCCGGTGCTGGCGGACTTCGTCGAGCGCCTGATGCGCGGATCCATCGCGCCGAATGTCGCCGCGCCGCGCGGCTTCGATGCGCAGGCCTACATCGGTGCGATTCTGGAACGCTTCCGCAATCCGGCGATCCAGCACCGCCTGTCGCAGATCGCGTGGGACGGCTCGCAGAAGTTGCCGGTACGACTGCTCGGCACGATCTCCGATGCGCTCGCTGCAGGACGTTCGATCGACGCGCTGTGCCTTCCCGTCGCCGGGTGGATGCACTTCGTGCGGCGCCAGTCGCGCGATGGCGTCGCGCTGGTCGATCCGCTCAACGCGGTGCTCTCGCGCATCGGGCGGGCGGCGAACGGCGATGCGGGCGATGTCGGGGTATTCCTTGCGCTCGACACGGTGTTCGGCCCGTTGGCGCGCAATGAGGCCTTCGTTGCGCCGCTGCGCGCGGCGTACCTGACGCTCGGCGATGCATCGCCAGCGACGGTGGCGCGGGCGCTGTCCAACGCATGA